The segment AAATTTGCGATCGCTATAGGGCAGTCGGGAGAGATGGCGATCGCTCAATCACATCCTGGATAAGCCTTTTCGGAATTATTTTACTTGTAAAGAAAGATGGGACAATGCATAGGCTTGAACATATGCAAAAGTTTTTGCTTGAGCTAGGTGTTGGCTTCGCCTTCGTGGGGAGCCAATATCGGCTTGAAGTTGAGGGGGATGAGTTTTTTGTGGATCTCCTCTTCTATCATCTTGCTCTCAGTTGTTTTCTGGTAATCGAGTTAAAAACGACTGATTTCAAGCCTGAGTACTCGGGACAAATTAACTCCTATGTAAATGTGATCGACAGTAAGTTACGCCGTCCTACTGATAATCCAACAATTGGGATAATCCTTTGTCGTTCCAGGAAAAAGTCTATTGTTGAATATGCACTTCGCGGGATGAGTCAGCCGATAAGCGTCTCGACGTATCGAACCACGGCTGCATTACCTGACGAGTTTAAGACAAAGCTGCCTTCTATCGAAGACCTGCAGCATGAAATTGAGGTTGTGGCTGCTGTGGTTGAGGAATTTGGTCAAGGCATGGAAGCTTAGTGAATAGTTCACCCCACGAACGTAGTTTCTTAGAACTAAATTCACAGGGATTTGTCGCGTCTCCTGCTTCCTCTTGATGTTGACTTTGCGGAGAGTGATCTTGGTTCTGCCCCCACGGAGTTATAAGCGTCTGCAGTCAGTTTTTAGGAAGTGTTGTCGGGGTCTTGCACCGAACAACACTTCCTAAACTTGACAAGATAAATAGATGACTATGTTGTCTTCTTCAGTTTGCGGCGGGTAGAGATCAAGCCTGCTCCCACTAGCGCTAATCCTGCCATTGTTGTGGGTTCAGGCACAGCTGCTGCAGAGGCAGTTAGCCCGACTAAAGGCGTTCTACCATTGCCGATCCTCCCCACTTCCGTTGCGGCTCCAGAACTTAAGTCAATCGTAAACAACTTGGTGCGATTGCTAACTGTTAATGCAGCGAAACCAGTGTTCGCTCCGTTAGTAGTCAAGATGTCAAATCCTCCCACTGGAGCGATCGCTCCAACACCGAGGGAACCGACTGGCGCTAGGGTACCATTATTAGGCGGATTCTGAATGAACAATTGAGCTAGCGCTGCATCAATGTCATATAGTGTGGTTCCGGTCGCTAGATCATTGTCTGCGTTGGTGTAGGCAACAGCTGTGATGTCAGGATCACCAGGATTGATTGCTCCATCAACAATCACAGCTCCTGTGTCTACGTTAATGCGGAAGTTCTGACCGTTGCCACCGACGACCCGCAGCCGATCGGGAACGGGATTGAAATCCACCCCAGACGTAAAGCCACCTATGAAAGCAGTTGACAGCGTACTGACAAACGTTGCCGCACCTGTGAATGGGTTGATCGTGTAGATATTATTGGTATTCGTCAGACCATAGATCAGATTATTGAGGGGGCGGCGATCGATCCCCAACAACGTCCCCTCAACTCCTGTCACTTGCACATTTTTCGTGGCACCAGGAGTCGCCGAGTCAAACAGCAGTAGCTGGTTGTTCGCGGTCAAACCTGTTAGTTGAAAAGCAGCCGCAGCATTGGCAGAGATGGATAAATTTACAGCGCTAGCGGTTGCTAAGGCGACGACTACAGTGCTGATTGTCTGAAGTTTCATTAGAAGATCCTTTCTGGTGGATGATATGGGTTCTACAAATGGTTATTCAGTCGCTTTACCGAGCAGTGAAATACTCGTTCTGAAATAGAAGCAAGCGTCAATGTGGTGGTAGTACGTTGGTTGCAGATGAACGGATGAGGTTTCTACGTACGCTTCATCCAAACTTCATAGAGATTTGTTGGCAAAAAAACTAGGCATTTGGCTTAAACGACGCTAGAGCAATGCTGACAGGGATTTCTTCTCAACTAGCATGCATGAAAAATTTGTGAAGCACCTAGTGCAGAGTCAAGAATTCCCCCGTGAATCCCACATCGCTGCTAGAGGTTCTAAGCAAGTCTTCAAACCCCTTAGGCCAGGAATCCGTCTGTGTCGCAAAAACTGGAAGGTTGTTTCACACTCACAAACCTGTGATCATGATGGGGGCTCCGGTATGTTTCTGAGGAGCATTGCCATCCTCAACGGTGACTGCGATCTTCATCACTAGTT is part of the Trichocoleus sp. FACHB-46 genome and harbors:
- a CDS encoding PDDEXK nuclease domain-containing protein, which encodes ICDRYRAVGRDGDRSITSWISLFGIILLVKKDGTMHRLEHMQKFLLELGVGFAFVGSQYRLEVEGDEFFVDLLFYHLALSCFLVIELKTTDFKPEYSGQINSYVNVIDSKLRRPTDNPTIGIILCRSRKKSIVEYALRGMSQPISVSTYRTTAALPDEFKTKLPSIEDLQHEIEVVAAVVEEFGQGMEA
- a CDS encoding DUF4394 domain-containing protein; amino-acid sequence: MKLQTISTVVVALATASAVNLSISANAAAAFQLTGLTANNQLLLFDSATPGATKNVQVTGVEGTLLGIDRRPLNNLIYGLTNTNNIYTINPFTGAATFVSTLSTAFIGGFTSGVDFNPVPDRLRVVGGNGQNFRINVDTGAVIVDGAINPGDPDITAVAYTNADNDLATGTTLYDIDAALAQLFIQNPPNNGTLAPVGSLGVGAIAPVGGFDILTTNGANTGFAALTVSNRTKLFTIDLSSGAATEVGRIGNGRTPLVGLTASAAAVPEPTTMAGLALVGAGLISTRRKLKKTT